A genomic window from Streptococcus sanguinis includes:
- a CDS encoding cystathionine gamma-synthase — translation MFSKDVTIEDEVLAKDWKVNMSKDVKLNTLLAQAGVKTDEATGALTTPLHFSTTYQHPEFGQSTGYDYTRTKNPTRVSLEETLAAIESADYALATSSGMSAIVLAFSAFPVGSKVLAVRDLYGGSFRWFAQAEAEGRFDFTYANTEEELLNELTEDIDIVYIETPTNPLMVEFDIARISQAAHERGAAVIVDNTFYSPIYQRPLEDGADIVLHSATKYLGGHNDVLAGAIMTNDAAIYDKLFYNLNTTGPVLSPFDSYLLLRGLKTLALRMERSTQNAQEVVAFLKQSPAVKEVLYPGKGGMISFKVVDEGKIPHLLNSLKVFTFAESLGGVESLITYPTTQTHADIPVEVRHSYGLTDDLLRLSIGIEDSRDLVDDLRAALENE, via the coding sequence ATGTTTTCAAAAGATGTTACAATAGAGGATGAAGTATTAGCGAAGGATTGGAAGGTTAATATGAGTAAGGACGTAAAATTAAATACACTACTGGCTCAGGCTGGGGTTAAAACAGATGAAGCAACCGGTGCCTTAACAACACCCTTGCATTTTTCAACGACCTACCAGCACCCTGAGTTTGGCCAGTCAACAGGTTATGACTATACTCGAACCAAGAATCCAACACGGGTTAGCTTGGAAGAGACTCTGGCTGCTATCGAAAGCGCAGACTATGCCCTAGCAACTAGTTCTGGTATGTCGGCTATTGTGCTGGCCTTTAGTGCCTTTCCAGTCGGCAGTAAGGTTTTAGCTGTTCGGGATCTCTATGGAGGCTCTTTCCGTTGGTTTGCCCAGGCTGAAGCGGAAGGACGCTTTGACTTTACCTATGCCAATACAGAAGAAGAACTGCTGAACGAACTGACAGAGGATATAGATATTGTCTATATCGAGACACCGACAAATCCTCTTATGGTAGAGTTTGACATTGCCCGCATTTCCCAAGCGGCTCACGAGCGAGGAGCAGCTGTCATTGTGGACAATACCTTCTACAGTCCCATTTATCAAAGACCACTGGAGGATGGAGCAGATATTGTTCTACACTCTGCGACCAAGTATCTAGGCGGGCACAATGATGTCTTGGCTGGAGCTATCATGACCAATGACGCTGCTATTTATGACAAGCTATTCTATAACCTCAATACAACTGGGCCAGTTCTGTCTCCTTTTGACAGCTATCTGCTTTTGCGCGGCCTCAAGACATTAGCACTCCGCATGGAGCGTTCTACTCAGAATGCACAAGAAGTAGTCGCTTTTCTGAAGCAATCTCCTGCGGTAAAAGAGGTTCTCTATCCAGGTAAGGGTGGTATGATTTCCTTTAAAGTTGTGGACGAAGGGAAGATTCCTCATCTCTTAAATAGCCTGAAAGTCTTTACCTTTGCGGAAAGTTTGGGTGGGGTGGAGAGCCTGATTACCTATCCGACGACCCAGACTCATGCAGACATTCCGGTAGAGGTGCGTCATTCTTATGGCTTAACTGATGATTTGCTGCGCCTGTCAATTGGAATTGAGGATAGTCGAGATTTGGTAGACGATTTACGCGCAGCCTTGGAGAATGAATAA
- a CDS encoding DUF1803 domain-containing protein: MIKIINHSRLTRQPFFQELIDYLDQHETVILREIKREFEGVANIDRSIEEYIKAGYIKRENKRYYLTLPLVESLEDLQLDQEVFIRDDSPLYQELLELRFETQLSNQTNAALLLEETDFQRDKLTLANYFYKMQRQYPLSEAQKPLYAVFGDVNPEYALKYMTTFLLKYVRKDELMQKRRDIFVDSLVILGYIRQNEAGKYELQASFDKERLIFQLC, encoded by the coding sequence ATGATTAAAATCATCAATCACAGCCGTTTGACGCGCCAGCCCTTTTTTCAGGAGCTGATTGATTATTTAGACCAGCATGAGACAGTGATTCTGCGGGAGATTAAGAGAGAGTTTGAGGGCGTGGCCAATATTGACCGCTCAATAGAAGAGTATATCAAGGCTGGCTACATAAAGCGAGAAAACAAGCGATATTACTTAACGCTGCCTCTTGTGGAAAGTTTGGAAGATTTGCAATTGGACCAGGAAGTCTTTATCCGTGATGACAGCCCTCTCTATCAGGAACTGTTGGAGCTGCGCTTTGAGACCCAGCTTTCCAATCAGACCAATGCGGCGCTCTTGCTGGAAGAGACAGATTTTCAGCGGGATAAGCTGACCTTGGCTAATTATTTTTACAAGATGCAACGCCAATATCCGCTGTCTGAGGCACAAAAGCCCCTCTATGCTGTCTTCGGCGATGTCAATCCCGAGTATGCACTAAAGTATATGACGACTTTTCTCCTCAAGTATGTCCGCAAGGATGAGCTCATGCAGAAGCGGCGGGACATTTTTGTCGATAGCCTAGTAATCTTGGGTTATATCCGGCAAAACGAAGCAGGCAAGTATGAGTTGCAGGCCAGCTTTGATAAGGAGAGATTGATTTTCCAGCTGTGCTGA
- the treC gene encoding alpha,alpha-phosphotrehalase: MTIERDGSLKSVPFLKKGENMTLDKTKVVYQIYPKSFKDTTGNGLGDFRGIIEKLPYLKELGVDMIWLNPFYPSPQRDNGYDISDYTAVDPIFGDMADFEEMVKVGQQHGIDFMLDMVLNHCSIEHEWFQKALAGDSYYQDFFILRDELTDWLSKFGGSAWAPFGDTGKYYLHLYDVTQADLNWRNPNVRQELFKVVNFWRDKGVKGFRFDVINVIGKDEVLTDCPEQEGKPAYTDKPIVHDYLRMMNEATFGQDDSFMTVGEMSATTIENCILYTAPDRQELSMAFNFHHLKVDYEAGQKWTLKAFDFEELKRLFHTWGKEMSNHEGWSALFWNNHDQPRALNRFVDVENFRNEGATMLAASIHLSRGTPYIYMGEEIGMVDPDYDSMEDYVDVESLNAYQTLLAEGQSPEAAFRIIKAKSRDNSRTPMQWDDSVNAGFTTGTPWLKAGKSYPLINVENEIKGPIFTFYQKLIALRKELPIIAEGSYQPAYEDSPQVYAFEREWQGQKLLVLNNFYADPITVDILPDYQNGQVLLSNYGKNQVEHVLTLQPYETLAILVEE, translated from the coding sequence ATGACTATAGAAAGGGACGGTTCTTTAAAATCTGTCCCTTTTCTCAAAAAAGGAGAAAATATGACACTTGATAAAACAAAGGTTGTCTACCAAATTTATCCAAAATCTTTTAAAGACACGACTGGCAACGGTTTGGGAGATTTTCGCGGGATTATTGAAAAACTTCCTTACCTGAAAGAGCTGGGAGTGGATATGATCTGGCTCAATCCATTCTATCCGAGTCCGCAACGCGACAATGGTTATGATATTTCTGACTATACTGCGGTAGACCCTATCTTTGGTGATATGGCAGATTTTGAAGAGATGGTCAAGGTTGGCCAGCAGCATGGTATTGACTTTATGCTAGACATGGTTCTCAATCATTGCTCGATTGAGCATGAGTGGTTCCAAAAGGCGCTGGCTGGGGATTCCTACTATCAGGACTTCTTTATCCTGCGGGATGAGCTGACGGACTGGCTGTCCAAGTTTGGCGGCAGTGCCTGGGCGCCATTTGGCGATACGGGCAAATATTATCTGCATCTTTATGATGTGACTCAAGCAGATCTTAACTGGCGCAACCCCAATGTTCGTCAAGAGCTCTTTAAAGTGGTGAATTTTTGGCGGGATAAAGGAGTCAAGGGCTTCCGCTTTGATGTCATCAATGTCATCGGAAAAGATGAAGTGCTGACGGACTGTCCAGAGCAGGAGGGCAAGCCAGCCTATACCGATAAGCCAATCGTGCATGACTATCTGCGTATGATGAACGAAGCAACCTTTGGTCAGGACGATTCCTTTATGACGGTTGGCGAAATGAGCGCTACGACGATTGAAAACTGTATCCTTTACACCGCACCAGACAGGCAGGAGCTATCTATGGCCTTTAATTTCCATCATCTCAAGGTGGACTATGAAGCTGGACAGAAATGGACGCTTAAGGCCTTTGACTTTGAAGAGTTAAAACGCCTCTTCCATACTTGGGGCAAGGAAATGAGCAATCATGAAGGCTGGTCAGCCCTTTTCTGGAACAACCATGATCAGCCGCGAGCTCTCAACCGCTTTGTCGATGTAGAGAATTTCCGCAATGAAGGAGCGACCATGTTGGCAGCCAGTATTCACCTTTCGCGCGGGACGCCTTATATCTACATGGGTGAGGAGATTGGCATGGTGGATCCTGACTATGACTCCATGGAAGATTATGTGGATGTCGAGTCTCTCAATGCTTACCAGACTCTGCTTGCTGAAGGTCAATCGCCAGAAGCAGCCTTCAGGATTATCAAGGCCAAATCTCGTGATAATTCTCGGACGCCTATGCAGTGGGATGATTCAGTCAATGCAGGTTTTACAACAGGAACTCCATGGCTGAAGGCGGGCAAATCCTATCCTCTTATCAATGTGGAAAATGAAATCAAGGGCCCGATTTTTACCTTTTATCAGAAATTGATTGCCCTGCGTAAGGAACTGCCTATCATCGCAGAGGGCAGCTATCAGCCAGCTTATGAGGACAGTCCTCAGGTCTATGCCTTTGAGCGGGAGTGGCAAGGACAAAAACTTTTAGTCCTTAACAACTTCTATGCTGATCCGATTACTGTGGACATCCTGCCGGATTATCAAAATGGTCAGGTCCTCCTGTCCAATTACGGCAAGAATCAGGTTGAACATGTGCTGACCCTGCAGCCATACGAAACCCTGGCTATCTTGGTGGAGGAATAA
- a CDS encoding CsbD family protein yields the protein MSLENKFDQAKGAVKEGVGKVTGDNKTEAEGFVEKTVAKAKEVAEDAKEAVEGAVEGIKNSLDK from the coding sequence ATGTCACTAGAAAATAAATTCGATCAAGCTAAAGGCGCTGTTAAAGAAGGCGTGGGCAAAGTTACAGGAGATAACAAGACAGAAGCAGAAGGCTTTGTAGAAAAAACAGTTGCTAAAGCTAAAGAAGTTGCTGAAGATGCTAAAGAAGCTGTAGAAGGTGCCGTTGAAGGTATCAAAAACAGCTTGGATAAATAA
- a CDS encoding manganese-dependent inorganic pyrophosphatase encodes MSKILVFGHQNPDSDAIGSSYAFAYLAREAYGLDTEVVALGEPNEETAFVLDYFGVAAPRVITSAKAEGAEQVILTDHNEFQQSVADIAEVEVYGVVDHHRVGNFETASPLYMRLEPVGSASSIVYRMFKEHGVAVPKEIAGLLLSGLISDTLLLKSPTTHPTDKAIAPELAELAGVNLEEYGLAMLKAGTNLASKSAEELIDIDAKTFELNGNNVRVAQVNTVDIAEVLERQAEIEAAIEKANAENGYSDFVLMITDIINSDSEILAIGSNMDKVEAAFNFALENNRAFLAGAVSRKKQVVPQLTASFNA; translated from the coding sequence ATGTCTAAAATTTTAGTTTTCGGTCACCAAAATCCTGACTCAGATGCCATTGGTTCATCTTACGCTTTTGCTTACTTGGCTCGTGAAGCTTATGGCTTGGATACAGAAGTTGTTGCTCTGGGTGAGCCTAATGAAGAAACAGCCTTTGTTTTGGATTACTTTGGCGTGGCTGCACCGCGTGTGATTACATCTGCAAAGGCAGAGGGAGCTGAGCAAGTTATCCTGACAGACCACAATGAATTCCAGCAGTCCGTGGCAGATATCGCTGAAGTTGAAGTATATGGCGTGGTGGACCACCACCGTGTAGGCAACTTTGAAACAGCTAGTCCCCTTTACATGCGCTTGGAGCCAGTGGGATCTGCTTCATCTATTGTTTACCGCATGTTCAAGGAGCACGGCGTAGCAGTTCCAAAAGAAATTGCAGGACTACTGCTGTCAGGTTTGATCTCTGATACTCTCTTACTTAAGTCACCAACGACTCATCCGACTGACAAGGCCATTGCACCAGAATTGGCTGAGCTGGCTGGTGTCAACTTGGAAGAGTATGGTTTGGCTATGCTCAAGGCCGGAACTAATTTGGCTAGCAAGTCTGCTGAAGAATTGATTGATATCGATGCTAAAACCTTTGAATTGAACGGAAACAATGTCCGTGTAGCACAAGTTAACACTGTTGATATTGCTGAAGTTTTGGAGCGTCAGGCAGAAATCGAAGCAGCTATTGAAAAAGCAAACGCTGAAAATGGCTACTCTGACTTCGTCTTGATGATTACAGACATTATCAACTCAGACTCAGAGATTCTGGCTATTGGCAGCAATATGGACAAGGTCGAAGCAGCCTTTAACTTTGCTCTTGAAAACAACCGTGCTTTCCTTGCGGGCGCTGTTTCTCGTAAGAAGCAAGTGGTACCTCAACTGACAGCAAGTTTTAATGCTTAA
- a CDS encoding UDP-N-acetylmuramoyl-L-alanyl-D-glutamate--L-lysine ligase has translation MIKIETVLDILKKDHNFRDIVKDGEYFFSYSGLTFDSISYDSREADASTLFFVKGEAFKKEFLEKAVTAGLRFYISETDFQVGIPVLLVNDVKQAMSLLAMEFYDHPEKKLKLLAFTGTKGKTTTAYFAYQILSQSHHPALLSTMNTTLDGETFFKSTLTTPESLDLIKMMAQALANNRTHLIMEVSSQAYLKKRVYGLTFDVGVFLNISPDHIGPIEHPTFEDYFYNKRLLMDNSRAVIVNSGMDHFQIVKEQVASMEHDFYGTGSNNTITDSQAFSFEAAGKLTGHYDIQLIGRFNQENAVAAGLACLRLGASLEDIKKGIAATQVPGRMEVLTQKNGAKVFVDYAHNGVSLSNLISVVEEHQKGKIILLLGATGNKGESRRKDFGLLLNQHPELTVILTADDPNYEDPLAIAEEIASYISYPVEKIADREEAIKKALSLTDQEGDAVILAGKGADAYQIVEGEKVAYPGDYALAEKYL, from the coding sequence ATGATTAAAATTGAAACCGTATTAGATATTTTAAAAAAAGACCATAATTTTCGGGATATTGTCAAAGACGGAGAATACTTCTTCTCCTACAGCGGCTTAACTTTCGATAGTATCAGCTATGACAGCAGGGAAGCGGATGCCTCTACCCTCTTTTTTGTCAAGGGTGAGGCTTTTAAGAAAGAATTTCTAGAAAAAGCCGTCACAGCTGGCCTACGCTTTTATATCAGCGAGACAGACTTTCAAGTGGGCATTCCGGTCCTCTTGGTCAACGATGTCAAGCAGGCCATGAGTCTCTTAGCCATGGAATTTTACGACCATCCTGAGAAAAAGCTCAAACTGCTGGCCTTTACAGGCACCAAGGGCAAGACCACTACAGCTTATTTTGCCTATCAAATCCTTTCCCAAAGTCATCATCCTGCCCTGCTTTCGACTATGAACACCACTTTGGATGGCGAGACTTTCTTCAAGTCAACTCTGACTACACCAGAGAGTCTGGATCTCATTAAAATGATGGCCCAAGCCCTTGCTAATAATCGGACTCATCTCATCATGGAAGTTTCCAGTCAGGCTTATCTCAAGAAAAGGGTCTATGGCCTAACCTTTGATGTCGGTGTCTTTCTCAATATCAGCCCCGACCATATCGGTCCAATCGAGCATCCCACCTTTGAAGATTACTTCTACAACAAGCGGCTCTTGATGGACAATAGCCGAGCAGTTATTGTGAATAGCGGCATGGACCATTTCCAAATCGTGAAAGAGCAAGTCGCTTCTATGGAACACGATTTCTATGGAACAGGCTCTAACAACACTATCACGGATTCTCAGGCTTTCAGCTTTGAAGCTGCTGGTAAATTAACTGGCCACTATGATATCCAGCTCATCGGCCGCTTCAATCAGGAAAATGCAGTAGCGGCTGGTCTTGCCTGTCTGCGTCTGGGTGCTAGCCTCGAAGACATCAAAAAAGGAATTGCCGCAACCCAAGTCCCAGGCCGTATGGAAGTTCTGACTCAGAAAAATGGCGCCAAGGTCTTCGTTGACTACGCTCACAATGGCGTCAGCCTGAGCAACCTAATATCTGTGGTAGAGGAACACCAGAAAGGCAAGATTATTCTCCTTTTGGGTGCTACTGGCAACAAGGGTGAAAGCCGCCGCAAAGACTTCGGTCTCCTACTTAATCAGCATCCTGAGCTGACCGTTATCCTAACCGCGGACGACCCCAACTATGAAGATCCCCTAGCCATTGCGGAGGAAATCGCATCCTATATCTCCTATCCAGTGGAAAAAATAGCGGACCGTGAAGAAGCCATCAAAAAAGCTCTCAGTCTGACAGATCAAGAGGGAGATGCCGTCATTCTAGCTGGCAAAGGAGCGGATGCTTACCAAATCGTAGAAGGAGAAAAAGTAGCCTATCCAGGAGACTATGCCCTTGCTGAAAAGTATTTATAA
- the pflA gene encoding pyruvate formate lyase-activating protein, whose amino-acid sequence MVEEKIEEAVDYGKVTGMVHSTESFGAVDGPGIRFIVFLQGCHMRCQYCHNPDTWEMETNKSQLRTVDDVLQEALRYKGFWGNKGGITVSGGEALLQIDFLIALFTKAKELGIHCTLDTCALPFRNTPRYLKKFDKLMAVTDLVLLDIKEINEEQHKIVTSQTNKNILACAKYLSDIGKPVWIRHVLVPGLTDRDDDLIELGKFVKTLKNVDKFEILPYHTMGEFKWRELGIPYKLEGVKPPTADRVKNAKELMQTESYTEYMNRVHNS is encoded by the coding sequence ATGGTTGAAGAGAAAATTGAAGAAGCAGTTGATTATGGAAAGGTAACGGGCATGGTCCACTCCACCGAAAGTTTTGGAGCTGTTGATGGACCGGGCATCCGTTTTATTGTCTTTTTGCAGGGCTGCCATATGCGCTGCCAGTATTGCCATAATCCGGACACATGGGAGATGGAGACCAACAAATCTCAGCTGCGGACAGTGGATGATGTTTTACAAGAAGCTCTCCGTTACAAGGGTTTCTGGGGCAATAAAGGCGGAATCACTGTCAGCGGAGGAGAAGCCTTGCTGCAGATTGATTTTCTGATTGCCCTCTTTACCAAGGCTAAGGAGCTGGGCATCCACTGTACCTTGGATACCTGTGCCCTGCCTTTTAGGAATACGCCTCGCTACCTGAAAAAATTTGACAAGCTCATGGCTGTGACGGATTTAGTTTTGCTAGATATCAAAGAGATTAACGAAGAACAGCACAAAATCGTGACCAGCCAGACTAACAAGAATATCTTGGCTTGTGCCAAGTACCTATCTGACATTGGAAAGCCAGTCTGGATCCGCCACGTCTTGGTTCCGGGACTGACTGACCGTGATGATGACCTGATTGAACTGGGTAAATTTGTAAAGACGCTGAAGAATGTTGATAAGTTTGAAATTCTACCTTACCATACCATGGGAGAATTCAAATGGCGGGAGCTGGGCATCCCTTACAAGCTGGAAGGTGTTAAGCCTCCAACAGCCGATCGGGTCAAGAATGCCAAGGAACTCATGCAGACTGAATCTTATACAGAGTATATGAATCGGGTGCATAATAGCTAA
- a CDS encoding polysaccharide biosynthesis protein: protein MSQETTSQQQQMLRGTAWLTASNFISRLLGAIYIIPWYIWMGKHGAEANGLFTMGYNIYAWFLLISTAGVPVAVAKQVAKYNTIDKEEHSFTLIREFLKFMLLLGAIFAVIMYLLSPVFASMSGGGSDLVPVMQSLSWAVLIFPSMSVIRGFFQGFNNLKPYAISQIAEQVIRVIWMLLTAFFIMKIGSGNYVEAVTQSTFAAFIGMLASMAVLAFYLWKTGMLTSILHKPSNATEINGRALLWDTIREAIPFIITGSAIQLFQIIDQSTFINVMGWNSKYNKSELLVQFAYFSANPNKVTMILIAVATSIGGVGIPLLTENYVKGDFRSAARLVQDNLSMLIFFILPATIGAVLVAEPLYTVFYGTPDSLALGLFIFAMLQTIILSLYTVLAPMIQALFQNRKAIIYFLYGVGVKLVLQVPLIYIFKAYGPLLATTIGLIIPILLMYQEIRKVTGLNPKNLFKRSLLSVILTVLMTIFVLVAELLIGLFLHPSGRISSFVYIALIGGIGLAVYGGLALKVRLMDRFIGSKAASLRRRFHIY from the coding sequence ATGAGCCAAGAAACAACAAGCCAGCAGCAACAGATGCTGCGGGGAACTGCCTGGTTAACTGCCAGCAATTTTATCAGTCGTCTTCTGGGTGCCATCTATATCATTCCTTGGTATATCTGGATGGGCAAGCACGGCGCTGAGGCCAACGGCCTTTTTACTATGGGCTACAATATCTATGCTTGGTTTTTACTGATTTCGACAGCCGGCGTGCCAGTGGCCGTAGCCAAGCAGGTAGCTAAGTACAATACCATTGACAAGGAAGAGCACAGTTTTACTCTGATTCGAGAGTTTCTCAAGTTTATGTTGCTTTTGGGAGCCATCTTTGCAGTCATCATGTACCTGCTCTCACCAGTTTTCGCTTCTATGTCCGGTGGTGGTTCAGACTTGGTGCCTGTTATGCAGAGTCTGTCCTGGGCTGTTTTGATATTCCCATCGATGAGCGTTATCCGAGGTTTTTTCCAAGGTTTTAACAATCTCAAGCCTTATGCCATCAGTCAGATTGCGGAGCAGGTCATTCGGGTGATTTGGATGTTGCTGACAGCCTTTTTCATCATGAAAATCGGTTCTGGCAACTATGTAGAAGCGGTTACCCAATCAACTTTTGCCGCTTTTATCGGTATGCTGGCTAGTATGGCTGTCTTGGCCTTCTATCTTTGGAAGACAGGAATGCTGACTTCCATCCTTCATAAGCCATCGAATGCTACAGAGATTAATGGCCGTGCCCTGCTCTGGGATACCATTCGTGAAGCCATTCCTTTCATTATCACGGGCTCTGCTATTCAGCTTTTTCAGATTATTGACCAATCTACCTTTATCAATGTCATGGGCTGGAACAGTAAGTACAACAAGTCAGAGCTTCTGGTTCAATTCGCCTATTTCTCAGCCAATCCTAATAAAGTCACCATGATTTTAATTGCTGTGGCGACCTCTATTGGTGGTGTGGGGATTCCTCTCTTGACCGAGAACTATGTCAAAGGTGATTTTCGCTCGGCTGCCCGCTTAGTGCAGGATAATCTTAGCATGCTGATTTTCTTTATCCTGCCGGCAACTATTGGTGCTGTTTTGGTGGCGGAGCCACTTTACACCGTTTTCTATGGCACGCCAGATAGCTTAGCACTAGGCCTTTTCATCTTTGCTATGCTGCAGACCATTATCCTCAGTCTATATACGGTGTTGGCTCCGATGATTCAGGCCCTCTTCCAAAATCGAAAAGCTATTATTTACTTCCTCTATGGAGTAGGAGTGAAGTTGGTGCTGCAAGTGCCATTGATTTATATTTTCAAAGCTTATGGACCTCTTCTTGCGACGACAATTGGTCTGATTATCCCAATCCTGCTCATGTATCAGGAAATTCGCAAGGTAACTGGTCTGAATCCTAAGAACCTCTTTAAACGAAGTCTCCTGTCAGTGATTCTGACGGTTCTGATGACTATCTTTGTCTTGGTAGCAGAACTGCTCATTGGCCTCTTTCTCCATCCTAGCGGACGGATTTCCAGCTTTGTCTATATAGCTCTGATTGGGGGCATTGGCCTCGCTGTCTATGGCGGTCTGGCGCTCAAAGTTCGCCTTATGGATCGCTTTATCGGTTCAAAAGCAGCCAGTCTGCGCCGACGCTTTCATATCTATTAA
- a CDS encoding CPBP family intramembrane metalloprotease: protein MNVQALKGKMMKLLMHLRPSKPLKELKWFDIAVITLLMFGQFIYRSTELYLSSFGPASSTGATETVTNTASEGAAFSSNFNFQLLMLVLTILYLLLRRFDFKQLPIRMSWSVLLWTPLIFVVVGFFGDIVTTLSGEYNYFDPTLWSYVDLLEIFRKFAELTPMAILYGLLNGFYEEFFFLGLMTSVKDKYKWWALAYSTIIRISFHTYQGMLWALVIGVVYGLFYYFLYKYKVKNLLPFFLVHALADMFGSSLMYVLIKWR, encoded by the coding sequence ATGAATGTACAGGCGCTGAAAGGAAAGATGATGAAACTATTGATGCACTTACGCCCCTCCAAGCCTTTGAAAGAGCTGAAGTGGTTTGATATTGCTGTGATTACCCTGCTTATGTTTGGGCAGTTTATTTACCGCTCAACGGAGCTTTATCTATCTAGCTTTGGACCAGCTTCCAGCACAGGAGCGACTGAAACGGTGACCAATACAGCCAGTGAGGGAGCGGCTTTTTCTAGCAATTTCAATTTTCAGCTACTGATGCTTGTCTTGACCATTCTTTATCTATTGCTTCGGCGCTTTGACTTTAAGCAGCTCCCCATCCGTATGAGCTGGTCGGTTCTCCTTTGGACTCCTCTTATTTTTGTAGTGGTAGGGTTCTTTGGTGACATTGTAACGACATTGAGCGGTGAGTATAATTATTTTGATCCAACTCTCTGGTCTTATGTAGACTTGCTAGAAATTTTTCGGAAATTTGCTGAACTGACACCTATGGCTATTCTCTATGGACTTCTCAATGGCTTCTATGAAGAATTCTTCTTTCTGGGTCTTATGACCTCTGTTAAGGATAAGTATAAGTGGTGGGCTTTGGCCTACTCTACTATCATTCGGATTTCTTTCCACACCTATCAGGGCATGCTTTGGGCTTTGGTTATCGGAGTGGTGTACGGTCTCTTTTACTATTTCCTTTACAAGTACAAGGTCAAGAACCTCCTGCCTTTCTTTCTCGTGCACGCTTTGGCGGATATGTTTGGCTCCAGCTTGATGTATGTCCTGATTAAATGGCGTTAA
- a CDS encoding UDP-N-acetylmuramoylalanyl-D-glutamate--2,6-diaminopimelate ligase yields the protein MKIQDLQDGDLIFTVGSSEIATAIRAATGSYSHVAIFFNGEIYHATQEKGVINQNLSDFWQDEDDYNVYRYPAIEAEAVFKRAKLHLGKPYNFSFYPQSDSFYCSEYIAEILPIFDTIPMQFGDEENLISDFWQEYYWDLGLAVPLGQPGTNPSQLAQSRKLIYKGELHD from the coding sequence ATGAAGATTCAAGATTTACAAGATGGAGATTTGATTTTTACAGTCGGATCTTCAGAAATTGCTACAGCCATTCGAGCAGCGACTGGTTCATACAGCCACGTGGCCATCTTTTTTAATGGTGAGATTTATCATGCAACTCAGGAGAAGGGCGTTATCAATCAAAACTTATCTGATTTTTGGCAGGATGAGGATGATTATAACGTATATCGCTATCCAGCTATTGAAGCAGAAGCTGTCTTTAAAAGGGCCAAATTACATCTAGGAAAGCCATACAATTTCAGCTTTTATCCTCAGTCCGATAGTTTTTACTGCTCGGAGTATATTGCGGAAATTTTGCCGATTTTTGATACGATTCCCATGCAGTTTGGTGATGAGGAAAATCTAATTTCTGATTTTTGGCAGGAATATTATTGGGATTTGGGCTTAGCGGTTCCCCTAGGTCAGCCTGGGACGAATCCTAGTCAGTTGGCTCAGTCAAGAAAACTCATCTACAAAGGAGAACTTCATGATTAA